One region of Mangifera indica cultivar Alphonso chromosome 3, CATAS_Mindica_2.1, whole genome shotgun sequence genomic DNA includes:
- the LOC123212078 gene encoding F-box protein At5g07610-like, giving the protein MSFTETERMLLNDNDAIINILIRLPLRTLIQCKTVCKWWHNLISNPVFIATYSQQNPHHYFSGFYLQKFLFLELYSELEFLPYEGNHAAVPRPSLSFIEDNNGVCIRDSCNGLLLCSSFRCCNEEERMFYVCKPTTKQFFPLPKPPSDQIIAINVVYNPKKSPYYQIVCICDSKTKPNYKYKEIKIYSSRSKSWRDSGNPSIIIKDDIVFKRGIYTNGKIHWVGIGEKSLTFDVEKEEMQWIPMPAIREGWSERRIGYFGESRGNLYLIENYGPCSCAFDVMEMRGDYSRWTLKYHVDLNMGNLYRFNVLQIVHEKVGEEYEPLMVLKGRGGFMLYNMRENGIVNLTCSTFPVKDVGDSNGLWYNWEAVFPYTNTLCYI; this is encoded by the coding sequence ATGAGTTTCACAGAGACTGAACGAATGCTCTTGAATGACAACGACGCCATTATCAATATACTGATTCGATTACCCTTAAGGACTTTAATCCAATGCAAAACTGTCTGCAAATGGTGGCACAATCTTATCTCCAATCCTGTGTTCATCGCCACATACTCCCAACAAAACCCCCATCACTACTTTTCAGGCTTCTATCTCCAGAAATTCTTATTTCTGGAACTTTATTCGGAGCTCGAGTTCCTCCCATACGAAGGCAACCACGCCGCTGTGCCTAGGCCTTCACTTTCTTTCATCGAAGATAACAATGGTGTTTGCATTCGAGACTCCTGCAATGGCCTCCTTCTTTGCTCCAGCTTTCGGTGTTGCAACGAAGAAGAAAGAATGTTCTACGTTTGTAAACCCACTACAAAGCAGTTTTTCCCCTTGCCAAAGCCTCCCTCGGATCAAATCATTGCCATTAACGTAGTATACAATCCTAAAAAATCACCTTATTACCAAATTGTATGCATTTGTGATTCCAAAACAAAGCCTAATTACAAGTACAAGGAGATAAAGATATACAGTTCGAGATCAAAATCATGGAGGGATTCAGGGAATCCTAGCATTATTATCAAAGATGATATTGTATTCAAGCGAGGAATCTACACAAATGGGAAGATTCATTGGGTTGGAATAGGAGAAAAATCATTAACATTCGATGTAGAAAAGGAGGAAATGCAGTGGATTCCAATGCCTGCAATAAGGGAGGGGTGGAGTGAAAGAAGAATAGGGTATTTCGGAGAATCGAGGGGCAATTTATATCTGATTGAGAACTATGGGCCTTGTAGCTGTGCATTTGATGTTATGGAGATGAGGGGGGACTATTCAAGGTGGACATTAAAGTACCATGTTGATCTTAACATGGGAAATCTTTATCGTTTCAATGTGTTACAGATTGTTCATGAAAAAGTTGGTGAGGAATATGAGCCATTAATGGTGTTGAAAGGCCGCGGTGGGTTTATGTTGTATAATATGAGGGAAAATGGAATTGTGAACCTCACTTGCTCTACATTTCCAGTGAAGGATGTAGGTGACTCAAACGGATTGTGGTATAATTGGGAAGCGGTTTTCCCTTATACCAATACTCTctgttatatttga